In Bombus pascuorum chromosome 13, iyBomPasc1.1, whole genome shotgun sequence, a single genomic region encodes these proteins:
- the LOC132913605 gene encoding uncharacterized protein LOC132913605 isoform X1, translating into MAKQISFYSTLTSEEKNRMQPCLKARCVIMSNDSPPPLQTSIPLVDYDVPDEARLGKITPTTPTTPVTSKLSNADTDTEMIENAVPITQTVLPVPEPQPKIERNGIDSEATKPVTQPENDSCVVDCIYFTQQCCECVIL; encoded by the exons ATGGCCAagcaaatatctttttattccaCTCTGACGTCTgaagaaaagaatagaatGCAACCGTGTTTGAAAGCTAGGTG TGTCATCATGTCCAATGATTCACCCCCACCGCTGCAGACTTCTATACCTTTGGTAGATTACGATGTACCAGATGAAGCACGTCTTGGTAAGATCACACCGACCACACCTACTACTCCGGTAACGAGTAAATTATCGAATGCCGACACCGATACGGAGATGATTGAGAATGCAGTACCGATCACGCAGACCGTACTGCCCGTTCCCGAGCCACAGCCGAAAATTGAGAGAAATGGAATCGACTCGGAGGCGACAAAACCAGTCACTCAACCCGAAAACGACTCCTGCGTTGTAgattgtatatatttcacgCAGCAGTGTTGCGAGTGTGTAATACTTTAA
- the LOC132913801 gene encoding sodium-dependent nutrient amino acid transporter 1-like isoform X2, with protein MRKGRQNVAFIGDDGHTTTNFQRAMTGDNGKITTENEIKRDTWGNGLEFLMSCIAMSIGLGNVWRFPFTAYENGGGVFLIPYIIVLFLVGKPFYYLEMIMGQFSSRSSVKMWSAVPGFRGVGWAQMFSMLAVGTYYCFLMSITLFYLIASFQSSLPWSTCLEEWGNSCADSGNSYNVTKRNSTNMTSSAEFFFRKTVLKEKHTIQDGIGLPDWSLTICLFIAWGCIFAVLARGVKSSGKAAYFLAIFPYIIMISLLVRAVTLDGAVNGIIFFIKPNWEKLFDAHVWYAAVTQCFFSLSVCFGGVVMYSSYNDFRHNIYRDVLVVTTLDTFTSLIAGFTIFGILGNLAHELGTEDISNVVRGGTGLAFVSYPDAIAKFNVLPQLFSVLFFLMLYVLGIGSAIALAGALITIISDQFPNWRYIYIVTGTCTFGFCAGIIYCTPGGQFILELVDYYAGSFIVFILATLEIIGIFWIYGLENFLDDVEYMLKRRPSVYWRLCWTLIVPILLAVILVYTIINLKPLTYSGISYPDSAHAAGWTICTFGILQVPFWMIYAIISKKNLSPLEMIKSAFEPSSDWGPKNSKELDSWNEFKETKRKIREKRECSRIKQFVYVILCWEDKLV; from the exons GGACGACAGAATGTTGCTTTCATTGGAGATGATGGACACACAACTACCAATTTTCAACGTGCCATGACAGGTGACAATGGAaag aTTACAacggaaaatgaaattaagagaGATACCTGGGGCAATGGATTAGAATTTCTAATGTCCTGCATCGCCATGTCCATAGGTCTGGGCAACGTTTGGCGATTTCCATTCACAGCTTACGAAAATGGCGGTGGGGTATTTCTAATACCTTACATTATCGTTTTGTTCCTCGTTGGGAAACCATTTTACTATTTGGAGATGATCATGGGACAATTCAGCAGTAGGTCTTCGGTGAAAATGTGGTCAGCAG TACCTGGATTTCGAGGTGTTGGCTGGGCACAAATGTTCTCGATGCTCGCGGTAGGAACATACTATTGTTTTCTGATGTCGATAACCCTTTTTTACCTCATTGCAAGCTTCCAATCATCACTGCCTTGGTCCACGTGTTTGGAAGAATGGGGAAATTCTTGCGCCGATTCGGGAAACTCTTATAACGTCACCAAACGAAATAGTACAAATATGACCAGTTCTGCTGAATTTTTCTTCAG AAAAACTGTGCTGAAAGAAAAACATACTATCCAGGATGGCATCGGATTGCCAGATTGGAGTCTAACGATTTGCTTGTTTATTGCGTGGGGCTGCATATTTGCTGTCTTGGCACGTGGCGTGAAGAGCTCAGGGAAAGCGGCCTATTTCCTCGCGATCTTTCCTTACATCATCATGATAAGCTTGCTGGTCAGAGCGGTTACCTTAGACGGTGCTGTGAACGGgatcattttctttataaaaccgAACTGGGAGAAGCTGTTCGATGCACACGTCTGGTACGCGGCTGTTACACAGTGTTTCTTTTCACTGTCGGTCTGCTTCGGCGGTGTCGTCATGTACTCGTCGTACAATGACTTCAGACATAACATATACAG AGATGTCTTAGTTGTAACGACGTTGGATACGTTCACAAGTTTAATAGCTGGCTTCACCATTTTTGGTATCCTTGGAAATTTAGCTCACGAACTAGGTACCGAAGACATCAGCAACGTTGTTCGTGGCGGAACTGGTCTTGCTTTCGTCTCTTATCCAGATGCCATTGCAAAGTTTAATGTTCTACCGCAA CTCTTCTCGGTACTCTTTTTCTTGATGCTCTACGTCCTCGGAATCGGAAGTGCCATCGCATTGGCCGGTGCTCTTATCACAATTATCAGCGATCAATTCCCAAATTGGAGGTACATATACATAGTGACCGGTACATGCACCTTTGGATTTTGCGctggaattatttattgcacGCCT GGTGGTCAGTTTATACTGGAATTGGTTGATTACTATGCTGGATCCTTTATCGTGTTTATTTTGGCTACTCTTGAGATAATTGGAATTTTCTGGATATATGGCTTGGAGAATTTTTTGGACGACGTGGAGTACATGTTAAAAAGAAGGCCATCGGTTTATTGGAGACTTTGCTGGACTCTTATTGTTCCAATATTATTGGCTGTGATCCTAGTGTATACCATAATCAATCTGAAACCTTTGACTTATAGTGGTATCTCTTATCCTGATAGTGCTCATG CTGCAGGCTGGACAATTTGCACGTTTGGCATACTGCAAGTTCCTTTCTGGATGATTTACGCTATAATctcgaaaaaaaatttatctcCACTAGAG ATGATCAAGTCGGCGTTTGAACCTTCGTCAGATTGGGGACcgaaaaattccaaagaaCTGGATTCTTGGAACGAATTTAAGGAGACCAAAAGGAAAATTCGAGAGAAACGTGAATGTTCCAGAATCAAACAGTTCGTTTATGTAATACTCTGCTGGGAAGATAAGCTCGtgtaa
- the LOC132913801 gene encoding sodium-dependent nutrient amino acid transporter 1-like isoform X1: MRKGRQNVAFIGDDGHTTTNFQRAMTGDNGKFQDNSSYSFSYELEEDRKLPLSLILSDETITTENEIKRDTWGNGLEFLMSCIAMSIGLGNVWRFPFTAYENGGGVFLIPYIIVLFLVGKPFYYLEMIMGQFSSRSSVKMWSAVPGFRGVGWAQMFSMLAVGTYYCFLMSITLFYLIASFQSSLPWSTCLEEWGNSCADSGNSYNVTKRNSTNMTSSAEFFFRKTVLKEKHTIQDGIGLPDWSLTICLFIAWGCIFAVLARGVKSSGKAAYFLAIFPYIIMISLLVRAVTLDGAVNGIIFFIKPNWEKLFDAHVWYAAVTQCFFSLSVCFGGVVMYSSYNDFRHNIYRDVLVVTTLDTFTSLIAGFTIFGILGNLAHELGTEDISNVVRGGTGLAFVSYPDAIAKFNVLPQLFSVLFFLMLYVLGIGSAIALAGALITIISDQFPNWRYIYIVTGTCTFGFCAGIIYCTPGGQFILELVDYYAGSFIVFILATLEIIGIFWIYGLENFLDDVEYMLKRRPSVYWRLCWTLIVPILLAVILVYTIINLKPLTYSGISYPDSAHAAGWTICTFGILQVPFWMIYAIISKKNLSPLEMIKSAFEPSSDWGPKNSKELDSWNEFKETKRKIREKRECSRIKQFVYVILCWEDKLV, translated from the exons GGACGACAGAATGTTGCTTTCATTGGAGATGATGGACACACAACTACCAATTTTCAACGTGCCATGACAGGTGACAATGGAaag TTTCAAGATAACAGTTCCTACAGCTTCTCCTATGAATTAGAGGAAGATCGCAAATTGCCACTCTCTTTGATACTTTCTGATGAAACA aTTACAacggaaaatgaaattaagagaGATACCTGGGGCAATGGATTAGAATTTCTAATGTCCTGCATCGCCATGTCCATAGGTCTGGGCAACGTTTGGCGATTTCCATTCACAGCTTACGAAAATGGCGGTGGGGTATTTCTAATACCTTACATTATCGTTTTGTTCCTCGTTGGGAAACCATTTTACTATTTGGAGATGATCATGGGACAATTCAGCAGTAGGTCTTCGGTGAAAATGTGGTCAGCAG TACCTGGATTTCGAGGTGTTGGCTGGGCACAAATGTTCTCGATGCTCGCGGTAGGAACATACTATTGTTTTCTGATGTCGATAACCCTTTTTTACCTCATTGCAAGCTTCCAATCATCACTGCCTTGGTCCACGTGTTTGGAAGAATGGGGAAATTCTTGCGCCGATTCGGGAAACTCTTATAACGTCACCAAACGAAATAGTACAAATATGACCAGTTCTGCTGAATTTTTCTTCAG AAAAACTGTGCTGAAAGAAAAACATACTATCCAGGATGGCATCGGATTGCCAGATTGGAGTCTAACGATTTGCTTGTTTATTGCGTGGGGCTGCATATTTGCTGTCTTGGCACGTGGCGTGAAGAGCTCAGGGAAAGCGGCCTATTTCCTCGCGATCTTTCCTTACATCATCATGATAAGCTTGCTGGTCAGAGCGGTTACCTTAGACGGTGCTGTGAACGGgatcattttctttataaaaccgAACTGGGAGAAGCTGTTCGATGCACACGTCTGGTACGCGGCTGTTACACAGTGTTTCTTTTCACTGTCGGTCTGCTTCGGCGGTGTCGTCATGTACTCGTCGTACAATGACTTCAGACATAACATATACAG AGATGTCTTAGTTGTAACGACGTTGGATACGTTCACAAGTTTAATAGCTGGCTTCACCATTTTTGGTATCCTTGGAAATTTAGCTCACGAACTAGGTACCGAAGACATCAGCAACGTTGTTCGTGGCGGAACTGGTCTTGCTTTCGTCTCTTATCCAGATGCCATTGCAAAGTTTAATGTTCTACCGCAA CTCTTCTCGGTACTCTTTTTCTTGATGCTCTACGTCCTCGGAATCGGAAGTGCCATCGCATTGGCCGGTGCTCTTATCACAATTATCAGCGATCAATTCCCAAATTGGAGGTACATATACATAGTGACCGGTACATGCACCTTTGGATTTTGCGctggaattatttattgcacGCCT GGTGGTCAGTTTATACTGGAATTGGTTGATTACTATGCTGGATCCTTTATCGTGTTTATTTTGGCTACTCTTGAGATAATTGGAATTTTCTGGATATATGGCTTGGAGAATTTTTTGGACGACGTGGAGTACATGTTAAAAAGAAGGCCATCGGTTTATTGGAGACTTTGCTGGACTCTTATTGTTCCAATATTATTGGCTGTGATCCTAGTGTATACCATAATCAATCTGAAACCTTTGACTTATAGTGGTATCTCTTATCCTGATAGTGCTCATG CTGCAGGCTGGACAATTTGCACGTTTGGCATACTGCAAGTTCCTTTCTGGATGATTTACGCTATAATctcgaaaaaaaatttatctcCACTAGAG ATGATCAAGTCGGCGTTTGAACCTTCGTCAGATTGGGGACcgaaaaattccaaagaaCTGGATTCTTGGAACGAATTTAAGGAGACCAAAAGGAAAATTCGAGAGAAACGTGAATGTTCCAGAATCAAACAGTTCGTTTATGTAATACTCTGCTGGGAAGATAAGCTCGtgtaa
- the LOC132913604 gene encoding endoplasmic reticulum mannosyl-oligosaccharide 1,2-alpha-mannosidase, producing MFPSKDLGKSDYISLNIQDSATFSRGSSRSLWRQWNQLSRFQRNILYFIVITIILVIFYLLPGDNKNGVLDESDYNNIEVVQDTPKYEKPVEDIVVDNVNQEHKGGGEVIEEPEFQPEINQVDDDQIGEPPQPKPNTLKFNGPQNNRQKAVVAAFKHSWNGYKEYAWGYDNVKPISRKYYEWFGLGLTIVDSLDTMYIMGLNNEFLEAKLWVEKNLVFTSNRDVNLFEVTIRVLGGLLSAYHLSGDKIFLSKATALGERMMPAFSTSSGVPYSDVNLGTKTAHGPKWGPDSSTSEVTSIQLEFRDLSRSTGDPKFEEAVAKVSEHVHQLEKYDGLVPIFINANTGQFRDHATITLGARGDSYYEYLLKQWLQTGKTINYLRDDYLLGIAGTQKHLVKRTAINKYLFIAELVGAHKEITPKMDHLTCYLGGTLALGVHHGLSSDHMDLANEIVRTCYQTYAIQPTFLAPEITYFNTENSNGEKSMDMYVKMNDAHNLLRPEFIESLFYMWYFTGNKTFQDWGWQIFQAFENYTKVEKGYTSIGNVRIIYNTPQKDMTESFWFAETLKYLYLLFDDTRQLIDLDRWVFNSEGHPLPIYES from the exons ATGTTTCCGTCGAAGGATCTAGGAAAATCGGATTATATCAGTTTAAATATCCAGGATAGTGCAACATTCTCGCGAGGATCATCACGTAGTCTCTGGAGG CAATGGAATCAATTGTCAAGGTTTCAGAGAAATATTCTTTACTTTATAGTCATTACGATCATAttagttatattttatctgtTACCTGGCGATAACAAAAATGGAGTTTTAGATGAAAGTGATTACAATAACATAGAGGTAGTGCAAGATACTCCTAAATATGAAAAG cCAGTAGAAGATATTGTAGTAGATAATGTAAATCAGGAACATAAGGGAGGTGGGGAGGTCATTGAGGAACCTGAATTCCAACCAGAAATAAACCAGGTGGATGATGATCAAATTGGAGAACCACCTCAACCTAAGCCGAACACACTCAAATTTAATG gaCCACaaaataatagacaaaaaGCTGTAGTTGCAGCATTTAAACATTCATGGAATGGATATAAAGAATATGCTTGGGGATATGATAATGTGAAACCAATATCAAGAAAGTATTATGAATGGTTTGGCTTAGGGCTTACTATAGTTGATTCTCTTGATACTATGTACATAATGGGCTTAAATAATG AATTTTTAGAAGCCAAACTATGGGTTGAGAAAAATTTAGTGTTTACTTCAAACAGAgatgttaatttatttgaagttaCGATTAGAGTATTAGGAGGTCTATTATCCGCATATCATCTTTCAGGTGACAAGATTTTCTTAAGTAAGGCT ACAGCGTTAGGGGAACGTATGATGCCAGCGTTTTCTACTTCATCTGGTGTTCCTTATTCCGACGTAAATCTTGGTACTAAAACTGCGCATGGTCCTAAATGGGGTCCTGATAGCAGTACAAGCGAAGTTACTTCCATTCAATTGGAATTTCGTGATTTAAGTCGTAGTACAGGAGACCCTAAATTCGAG GAAGCAGTAGCAAAAGTTTCGGAACATGTACACCAGTTAGAAAAATACGATGGTTTAGTACCCATTTTCATTAACGCTAATACTGGGCAATTTAGAGATCATGCAACAATTACGCTTGGCGCTCGTGGTGATAGTTATTATGAGTATTTATTGAAACAGTGGCTTCAAACTGGGAAGACTATTAATTA CCTACGAGATGATTATCTGTTAGGTATTGCTGGAACTCAAAAACACTTAGTAAAACGTACAGCAATTAATAAGTATCTTTTCATAGCGGAGCTAGTTGGAGCACATAAAGAAATAACACcaaaaatg GATCACCTTACATGTTACTTGGGAGGTACATTAGCTTTAGGAGTACATCATGGTTTATCGTCTGATCATATGGATTTAGCTAATGAAATTGTAAGAACTTGTTATCAAACGTACGCGATTCAACCCACGTTTCTCGCTCCAGAAATCACGTACTTCAATACGGAG aacTCAAATGGAGAAAAATCAATGGATATGTATGTGAAGATGAATGATGCACATAATTTACTCAGACCAGAGTTTATTGAAAGTCTTTTCTACATGTGGTATTTTACtggaaataaaacatttcaagACTGGGGGTGGCAAATATTCCAA gcttttgaaaattatacgaaagtGGAAAAGGGGTACACCAGCATTGGTAATGTAAGGATCATTTATAATACACCACAAAAGGATATGACAGAAAGTTTTTGGTTTGCTGAAACTTTGAAATACTTATACTTGTTGTTTGATGATACAAGGCAATTAATAGATTTGGATAGATGGGTATTCAATTCTGAAGGACATCCACTACCCATATACGAATCATAA